A genomic stretch from Harpia harpyja isolate bHarHar1 chromosome 20, bHarHar1 primary haplotype, whole genome shotgun sequence includes:
- the RAPGEF6 gene encoding rap guanine nucleotide exchange factor 6 isoform X3 has product MTSPVDPKIKQALRKKPSERTAEDLNTIYSFLHGLDILSHFREHQLRIMSSSARYERYKGNQVLFCSETIARCWYILLSGSVLMKDSMFLPPCSFGKQSGGKRGCECIILEPSEMIVVENSKDNEENILQREVPLRQSRRRFRKINQRGERQTITDNVDSSSYMSLPADLTKMHLTDNPHPQVTHVPSSQSGCSIASDSGSSSLSDIYQATESEMGDVDLTGLPEAPVDSEDEEEEEDEDIDRTSDPLLGRDVVRECLEKEPADKTDDDIEQLLEFMHQLPAFANMTMSVRRELCSVMIFEVVEQAGAIILEDGQELDSWYVILNGTVEISYPDGKSESLCMGNSFGITPSLDKQYMNGVVRTKVDDCQFVCIAQQDYWRILNHVEKNTHKVEEEGEIVMVKEHRELDRSGTRKGHIVIKATPERLIMHLIEEHSIVDPTYIEDFLLTYRTFLTSPLEVGNKLLEWFTVDSLRDKVTRVVLLWVNNHFNDFEGDPAMTRFLEEFEKNLEDTKMKGHLRLLNIACAAKAKWRQITLQKPSRDSPLFFSLLGGSDKGFGIFVETVETGSKAAEAGLKRGDQIMEVNGQNFENITFVKALEILRNNTHLSITVKTNIFVFKELLCRIGQEKNGIPHIPKIAEKKNNRYSIPDMPGDVEQMFPREKGNKKMKANTVSGGRNRIRKILDKTRFSILPPKLFSDGSVSQSQDDSIVGTRQCRHSLAIMPIPGTLSSSSPDLLQPTTSILDFSNPSAVGFYYIPDQVIRVFKADQQSCYIIISKDTTAKEVVSHAVHEFNLTGAPETYSLCEVSVSPEGVIKQRRLPDQFSKLADRIQLNGRYYLKNNMETETLCSDEDAQELLRESQISLLQLSTIEVATQLSMRDFELFRNIEPTEYIDDLYKLDSKTGNAHLKQFEDVINQETFWVAMEILAEPNQLKRMKIIKHFIKIALHCRECKNFNSMFAVISGLNLAPVARLRGTWEKLPSKYEKHLRDLQDLFDPSRNMAKYRNILSSQSMQPPIIPLFPVVKKDITFLHEGNDSKVDGLVNFEKLRMIAKEIRQVVRMTSANMDPAVMFRQRSLSQGSTNSNMLDVQGGAHKKRARRSSLLNAKKLYEDAQMARKVKQYLSNLNVETDEEKIQILSLQCEPAYSTLTKNLSERRGAKSSEMSPVPMRSIGQTTKAHQHQQNRMSQVLQVPTVNLYPSRKKGLTKDHVTFSTGSPQKSLSLSEEVSSKKQTDDTMSMASSLHSSPPASPQGSPRKVGNIQRSDNCSQMNLSGSSSSLASETSNKNSGQRSYGIGYALIPSTKSDNFSDSSHSEISSRSSIVSNCSVDSMSAALQDERSLSQSLIVVDSGGAERKEHPQPMADYGQPCPGWSISRPALIRGMAFTSSMSSEEISHEHITVEAADSGRGSWTSCSSSSHDNFQNIPNQKSWDLLNSYRHTQLDGPIAEVDPTNCYSEEAYLYSEAFSKTNRQSKASVELDQSRQSWASSSSLSDTYETNYGTIKRRGLENSTAEQAEVLDSKPGADTTYKTVTSSTEKGLIVYCVTSPKKDDRYREPPPTPPGYMGISLADIKEGSPHHPHLKPPDYSVAVQRSKMLHSDLSRLSSASLGSEPVACISSKMPQWHSRQPSNPKLADMTDADSEEDEDEQVSAV; this is encoded by the exons CTTCCAGCTGATCTTACCAAGATGCATCTTACCGACAATCCTCATCCTCAGGTGACTCACGTCCCCTCAAGCCAGTCGGGATGTAGCATTGCCAGTGATTCTGGGAGCAGCAGCCTATCCGATATTTATCAG GCTACAGAAAGTGAGATGGGAGACGTTGATTTAACAGGTCTTCCAGAAGCACCTGTAGACtctgaagatgaagaagaagaagaagatgaagatatTGACAGAACTTCAGATCCGCTTCTAGGGCGAGATGTTGTACGAGAGTGCCTTGAGAAAGAGCCTGCAGATAAAACTGATGATGATATtg AGCAATTACTGGAATTTATGCATCAACTCCCTGCCTTTGCAAACATGACTATGTCTGTGAGAAGAGAACTTTGCTCAGTGATGATATTTGAAGTAGTAGAGCAAGCAGGAGCCATCATACTCGAAGACGGCCAAGAA CTCGATTCTTGGTATGTTATTTTAAATGGTACAGTGGAAATCAGCTATCCTGATGGGAAGAGTGAGAGCCTCTGTATGGGAAATAGTTTTGGGATTACTCCCTCTCTGGACAAACAGTACATGAATGGAGTGGTCAGAACCAAAGTAGATGATTGTCAG TTTGTCTGTATAGCCCAGCAAGACTACTGGAGGATTCTGAACCATGTGGAAAAAAACACTCATAAagtggaggaagaaggagaaattGTTATGGTAAAGGAGCACAGAGAGTTGGATCGCAGTGGAACCAGAAAAGGACACATAGTTATCAAG gcAACACCCGAGCGACTCATCATGCACTTAATAGAAGAACATTCTATTGTGGATCCAACCTACATCGAAGATTTCCTTTTAACATACAGAACATTTCTAACAAGCCCCCTGGAAGTTGGAAATAAACTCTTGGAATGGTTCACAGTGGACAGCCTCAGGGATAAG gttaCCAGAGTGGTCTTACTGTGGGTGAACAATCATTTTAATGACTTTGAAGGAGATCCTGCTATGACTCGATTTCTGGAAGAATTTGAAAAGAACTTGGAAGATACG aaaatgaaaggacATCTCAGATTGCTGAATATTGCCTGTGCTGCCAAAGCAAAATGGAGACAAATTACCCTGCAAAAACCTTCTAGAGATTCGCCACTGTTTTTCAGCCTCCTTGGAGGAAGTGACAAGGGTTTTGGTATTTTTGTAGAGACTGTGGAAACGGGCAgtaaagcagcagaagctggactTAAGCGTGGTGATCAG aTAATGGAAGTAAATGGACAGAATTTTGAGAACATTACCTTTGTAAAAGCTCTGGAAATCTTAAGGAACAACACTCATCTCTCCattactgtaaaaacaaacatttttg TGTTTaaggagctgctctgcaggatAGGACAAGAGAAGAATGGAATTCCACATATTCCAAaaattgcagaaaagaaaaacaaccgtTATTCCATCCCAGATATGCCTGGAGATGTGGAACAGATGTTTCCCcgtgaaaaaggaaacaagaagatGAAAGCAAACACTGTTTCTGGTGGGAGAAACAGAATCAGGAAAATTTTAGACAAGACCCGATTCAGCATCTTGCCTCCAAAACTGTTTAG TGATGGTAGTGTGAGCCAGTCGCAGGACGACAGCATTGTTGGGACTCGGCAGTGCAGACACAGCCTGGCCATCATGCCTATTCCGGGAACGCTCTCATCCAGTAGCCCTGACCTGTTGCAGCCTACAACCAGCATTCTGGATTTCTCTAATCCTTCAG CTGTTGGGTTTTACT ATATTCCGGATCAAGTAATAAGAGTTTTCAAAGCAGATCAGCAGAGTTGTTACATTATCATCAGCAAAGACACTACAGCAAAAGAGGTTGTGAGTCACGCTGTCCACGAATTCAACTTGACTGGAGCCCCGGAGACCTACTCCCTCTGCGAAGTGTCTGTCAGCCCCGAGGGAGTCATCAAGCAACGGAGACTCCCAGATCAGTTCTCCAAATTGGCCGACAGGATTCAACTCAATGGACG GTATTATCTAAAAAACAATATGGAGACAGAGACCTTATGCTCAGATGAGGATGCTCAAGAGCTACTGAGAGAAAGCCAAATTTCCCTCCTACAGCTGAGCACCATTGAGGTCGCCACTCAACTTTCCATGAGAGACTTTGAATTATTTCGCAATATTGAGCCTACAGAATACATCGATGACCTTTATAAGCTGGACTCCAAAACAGGAAATGCTCACCTGAAACAGTTTGAGGATGTCATAAATCAAGAGACATTCTGGGTTGCCATGGAAATTTTAGCAGAGCCCAACCAACTCAAAAGAATGAAGATTATtaagcatttcattaaaattgCCCTCCACTGTCGAGAATGCAAGAACTTCAATTCCATGTTCGCAGTTATAAG TGGGTTAAATCTAGCACCTGTAGCACGTCTCAGAGGCACCTGGGAAAAGTTACCAAGCAAGTATGAAAAGCACCTCAGAGACCTTCAAGATCTATTTGATCCGTCTCGAAACATGGCAAAATACCGCAACATCCTTAGCAGCCAGAGTATGCAGCCTCCAATTATTCCACTTTTTCCTGTTGTCAAGAAGGATATCACATTTCTACATGAAG GAAATGATTCTAAAGTGGATGGCCTGGTAAATTTTGAGAAACTCAGAATGATCGCCAAAGAAATTCGCCAAGTTGTCAGGATGACCTCAGCAAACATGGATCCGGCTGTAATGTTCAGACAAAG ATCTCTGAGCCAGGGCAGCACAAACTCGAACATGCTGGATGTACAGGGAGGTGCTCACAAAAAACGTGCCCGACGCAGCTCGCTTCTGAATGCCAAGAAGCTGTACGAGGATGCCCAGATGGCAAGGAAGGTGAAGCAGTACTTGTCCAACCTGAATGTAGAGACAGACGAAGAAAAGATCCAAATATTGTCACTTCAGTGTGAGCCCGCATATAGCACTC TGACAAAGAATTTAAGTGAGAGAAGAGGAGCGAAATCCTCAGAAATGTCTCCAGTACCCATGAGATCAATTGGCCAAACCACTAAAGCCCATCAGCATCAACAAAACAGGATGAGTCAAGTTCTTCAGGTTCCAACTGTGAATTTATACCCCAGTAGGAAAAAGGGACTGACAAAGGATCATGTCACATTCA GTACAGGTTCCCCACAGAAGTCATTAAGCTTGTCTGAGGAAGTAAGTAGTAAGAAACAAACAGATGACACTATGTCCATGGCATCTTCTCTGCACTCCAGCCCACCTGCTTCTCCTCAGGGCTCTCCACGCAAAG TTGGTAACATCCAAAGGTCGGATAACTGCAGTCAGATGAATCTCTCTGGCTCTTCCTCATCACTCGCCAGTGAAACCAGCAACAAGAACAGTGGACAACGCAGCTATGGAATAG GCTACGCCCTCATACCTTCCACTAAATCTGATAACTTCTCGGATTCCAGTCACAGTGAGATTTCATCCCGCTCCAGCATTGTGAGCAACTGCTCAGTGGACTCAATGTCAGCAGCGCTGCAGGACGAGAGGAGTTTGTCCCAGTCTCTTATTGTGGTGGATTCGGGGGGGGCAGAGAGAAAAGAGCATCCTCAGCCGATGGCTGATTATGGCCAGCCGTGCCCAGG CTGGTCAATCAGTAGGCCTGCTCTCATCAGAGGGATGGCTTTCACGTCCTCCATGAGCAGCGAGGAGATCTCCCATGAACATATCACGGTAGAGGCAGCAGATAGCGGCCGGGGAAGCTGGACGTCATGCTCAAGTAGTTCTCATGACAACTTCCAGAATATCCCAAACCAGAAGAGCTGGGATCTCCTCAATTCTTACCGTCACACCCAGCTGGACGGACCTATAGCTGAAGTCGATCCCACAAACTGTTACTCAGAGGAGGCTTATTTGTATTCTGAAGCCTTTTCCAAAACCAACAGGCAGTCGAAAGCCAGCGTGGAGCTCGATCAGTCTCGGCAGAGCTGGGCCTCCTCCAGCTCGCTGTCGGACACCTACGAAACAAACTATGGGACAATTAAGCGGAGGGGGCTGGAGAACTCTACAGCAGAGCAGGCGGAGGTTTTGGACTCTAAACCAGGCGCTGATACAACTTACAAAACTGTTACTTCGAGTACAGAAAAAGGCCTGATAG TGTACTGTGTCACCTCACCTAAGAAGGACGATAGGTATAGGGAGCCACCGCCCACCCCTCCGGGATATATGGGGATTTCTTTAGCGGACATAAAGGAAGGATCGCCCCACCACCCACACCTAAAACCTCCAGACTATAGTGTGGCAGTGCAGAGGTCAAAGATGCTGCACAGTGACCTCTCTAGACTTTCATCAGCTTCTCTCGGTAGTGAACCGGTGGCCTGTATTTCATCGAAGATGCCTCAGTGGCATAGTCGGCAGCCGTCCAACCCCAAACTAGCAGATATGACTGACGCAGATAGTGAAGAGGATG aAGATGAACAAGTATCAGCAGTCTAA
- the RAPGEF6 gene encoding rap guanine nucleotide exchange factor 6 isoform X1 produces MTSPVDPKIKQALRKKPSERTAEDLNTIYSFLHGLDILSHFREHQLRIMSSSARYERYKGNQVLFCSETIARCWYILLSGSVLMKDSMFLPPCSFGKQSGGKRGCECIILEPSEMIVVENSKDNEENILQREVPLRQSRRRFRKINQRGERQTITDNVDSSSYMSLPADLTKMHLTDNPHPQVTHVPSSQSGCSIASDSGSSSLSDIYQATESEMGDVDLTGLPEAPVDSEDEEEEEDEDIDRTSDPLLGRDVVRECLEKEPADKTDDDIEQLLEFMHQLPAFANMTMSVRRELCSVMIFEVVEQAGAIILEDGQELDSWYVILNGTVEISYPDGKSESLCMGNSFGITPSLDKQYMNGVVRTKVDDCQFVCIAQQDYWRILNHVEKNTHKVEEEGEIVMVKEHRELDRSGTRKGHIVIKATPERLIMHLIEEHSIVDPTYIEDFLLTYRTFLTSPLEVGNKLLEWFTVDSLRDKVTRVVLLWVNNHFNDFEGDPAMTRFLEEFEKNLEDTKMKGHLRLLNIACAAKAKWRQITLQKPSRDSPLFFSLLGGSDKGFGIFVETVETGSKAAEAGLKRGDQIMEVNGQNFENITFVKALEILRNNTHLSITVKTNIFVFKELLCRIGQEKNGIPHIPKIAEKKNNRYSIPDMPGDVEQMFPREKGNKKMKANTVSGGRNRIRKILDKTRFSILPPKLFSDGSVSQSQDDSIVGTRQCRHSLAIMPIPGTLSSSSPDLLQPTTSILDFSNPSAVGFYYIPDQVIRVFKADQQSCYIIISKDTTAKEVVSHAVHEFNLTGAPETYSLCEVSVSPEGVIKQRRLPDQFSKLADRIQLNGRYYLKNNMETETLCSDEDAQELLRESQISLLQLSTIEVATQLSMRDFELFRNIEPTEYIDDLYKLDSKTGNAHLKQFEDVINQETFWVAMEILAEPNQLKRMKIIKHFIKIALHCRECKNFNSMFAVISGLNLAPVARLRGTWEKLPSKYEKHLRDLQDLFDPSRNMAKYRNILSSQSMQPPIIPLFPVVKKDITFLHEGNDSKVDGLVNFEKLRMIAKEIRQVVRMTSANMDPAVMFRQRKKRWRSLGSLSQGSTNSNMLDVQGGAHKKRARRSSLLNAKKLYEDAQMARKVKQYLSNLNVETDEEKIQILSLQCEPAYSTLTKNLSERRGAKSSEMSPVPMRSIGQTTKAHQHQQNRMSQVLQVPTVNLYPSRKKGLTKDHVTFSTGSPQKSLSLSEEVSSKKQTDDTMSMASSLHSSPPASPQGSPRKVGNIQRSDNCSQMNLSGSSSSLASETSNKNSGQRSYGIGYALIPSTKSDNFSDSSHSEISSRSSIVSNCSVDSMSAALQDERSLSQSLIVVDSGGAERKEHPQPMADYGQPCPGWSISRPALIRGMAFTSSMSSEEISHEHITVEAADSGRGSWTSCSSSSHDNFQNIPNQKSWDLLNSYRHTQLDGPIAEVDPTNCYSEEAYLYSEAFSKTNRQSKASVELDQSRQSWASSSSLSDTYETNYGTIKRRGLENSTAEQAEVLDSKPGADTTYKTVTSSTEKGLIVYCVTSPKKDDRYREPPPTPPGYMGISLADIKEGSPHHPHLKPPDYSVAVQRSKMLHSDLSRLSSASLGSEPVACISSKMPQWHSRQPSNPKLADMTDADSEEDEDEQVSAV; encoded by the exons CTTCCAGCTGATCTTACCAAGATGCATCTTACCGACAATCCTCATCCTCAGGTGACTCACGTCCCCTCAAGCCAGTCGGGATGTAGCATTGCCAGTGATTCTGGGAGCAGCAGCCTATCCGATATTTATCAG GCTACAGAAAGTGAGATGGGAGACGTTGATTTAACAGGTCTTCCAGAAGCACCTGTAGACtctgaagatgaagaagaagaagaagatgaagatatTGACAGAACTTCAGATCCGCTTCTAGGGCGAGATGTTGTACGAGAGTGCCTTGAGAAAGAGCCTGCAGATAAAACTGATGATGATATtg AGCAATTACTGGAATTTATGCATCAACTCCCTGCCTTTGCAAACATGACTATGTCTGTGAGAAGAGAACTTTGCTCAGTGATGATATTTGAAGTAGTAGAGCAAGCAGGAGCCATCATACTCGAAGACGGCCAAGAA CTCGATTCTTGGTATGTTATTTTAAATGGTACAGTGGAAATCAGCTATCCTGATGGGAAGAGTGAGAGCCTCTGTATGGGAAATAGTTTTGGGATTACTCCCTCTCTGGACAAACAGTACATGAATGGAGTGGTCAGAACCAAAGTAGATGATTGTCAG TTTGTCTGTATAGCCCAGCAAGACTACTGGAGGATTCTGAACCATGTGGAAAAAAACACTCATAAagtggaggaagaaggagaaattGTTATGGTAAAGGAGCACAGAGAGTTGGATCGCAGTGGAACCAGAAAAGGACACATAGTTATCAAG gcAACACCCGAGCGACTCATCATGCACTTAATAGAAGAACATTCTATTGTGGATCCAACCTACATCGAAGATTTCCTTTTAACATACAGAACATTTCTAACAAGCCCCCTGGAAGTTGGAAATAAACTCTTGGAATGGTTCACAGTGGACAGCCTCAGGGATAAG gttaCCAGAGTGGTCTTACTGTGGGTGAACAATCATTTTAATGACTTTGAAGGAGATCCTGCTATGACTCGATTTCTGGAAGAATTTGAAAAGAACTTGGAAGATACG aaaatgaaaggacATCTCAGATTGCTGAATATTGCCTGTGCTGCCAAAGCAAAATGGAGACAAATTACCCTGCAAAAACCTTCTAGAGATTCGCCACTGTTTTTCAGCCTCCTTGGAGGAAGTGACAAGGGTTTTGGTATTTTTGTAGAGACTGTGGAAACGGGCAgtaaagcagcagaagctggactTAAGCGTGGTGATCAG aTAATGGAAGTAAATGGACAGAATTTTGAGAACATTACCTTTGTAAAAGCTCTGGAAATCTTAAGGAACAACACTCATCTCTCCattactgtaaaaacaaacatttttg TGTTTaaggagctgctctgcaggatAGGACAAGAGAAGAATGGAATTCCACATATTCCAAaaattgcagaaaagaaaaacaaccgtTATTCCATCCCAGATATGCCTGGAGATGTGGAACAGATGTTTCCCcgtgaaaaaggaaacaagaagatGAAAGCAAACACTGTTTCTGGTGGGAGAAACAGAATCAGGAAAATTTTAGACAAGACCCGATTCAGCATCTTGCCTCCAAAACTGTTTAG TGATGGTAGTGTGAGCCAGTCGCAGGACGACAGCATTGTTGGGACTCGGCAGTGCAGACACAGCCTGGCCATCATGCCTATTCCGGGAACGCTCTCATCCAGTAGCCCTGACCTGTTGCAGCCTACAACCAGCATTCTGGATTTCTCTAATCCTTCAG CTGTTGGGTTTTACT ATATTCCGGATCAAGTAATAAGAGTTTTCAAAGCAGATCAGCAGAGTTGTTACATTATCATCAGCAAAGACACTACAGCAAAAGAGGTTGTGAGTCACGCTGTCCACGAATTCAACTTGACTGGAGCCCCGGAGACCTACTCCCTCTGCGAAGTGTCTGTCAGCCCCGAGGGAGTCATCAAGCAACGGAGACTCCCAGATCAGTTCTCCAAATTGGCCGACAGGATTCAACTCAATGGACG GTATTATCTAAAAAACAATATGGAGACAGAGACCTTATGCTCAGATGAGGATGCTCAAGAGCTACTGAGAGAAAGCCAAATTTCCCTCCTACAGCTGAGCACCATTGAGGTCGCCACTCAACTTTCCATGAGAGACTTTGAATTATTTCGCAATATTGAGCCTACAGAATACATCGATGACCTTTATAAGCTGGACTCCAAAACAGGAAATGCTCACCTGAAACAGTTTGAGGATGTCATAAATCAAGAGACATTCTGGGTTGCCATGGAAATTTTAGCAGAGCCCAACCAACTCAAAAGAATGAAGATTATtaagcatttcattaaaattgCCCTCCACTGTCGAGAATGCAAGAACTTCAATTCCATGTTCGCAGTTATAAG TGGGTTAAATCTAGCACCTGTAGCACGTCTCAGAGGCACCTGGGAAAAGTTACCAAGCAAGTATGAAAAGCACCTCAGAGACCTTCAAGATCTATTTGATCCGTCTCGAAACATGGCAAAATACCGCAACATCCTTAGCAGCCAGAGTATGCAGCCTCCAATTATTCCACTTTTTCCTGTTGTCAAGAAGGATATCACATTTCTACATGAAG GAAATGATTCTAAAGTGGATGGCCTGGTAAATTTTGAGAAACTCAGAATGATCGCCAAAGAAATTCGCCAAGTTGTCAGGATGACCTCAGCAAACATGGATCCGGCTGTAATGTTCAGACAAAG GAAGAAGAGGTGGAGAAGTTTGGG ATCTCTGAGCCAGGGCAGCACAAACTCGAACATGCTGGATGTACAGGGAGGTGCTCACAAAAAACGTGCCCGACGCAGCTCGCTTCTGAATGCCAAGAAGCTGTACGAGGATGCCCAGATGGCAAGGAAGGTGAAGCAGTACTTGTCCAACCTGAATGTAGAGACAGACGAAGAAAAGATCCAAATATTGTCACTTCAGTGTGAGCCCGCATATAGCACTC TGACAAAGAATTTAAGTGAGAGAAGAGGAGCGAAATCCTCAGAAATGTCTCCAGTACCCATGAGATCAATTGGCCAAACCACTAAAGCCCATCAGCATCAACAAAACAGGATGAGTCAAGTTCTTCAGGTTCCAACTGTGAATTTATACCCCAGTAGGAAAAAGGGACTGACAAAGGATCATGTCACATTCA GTACAGGTTCCCCACAGAAGTCATTAAGCTTGTCTGAGGAAGTAAGTAGTAAGAAACAAACAGATGACACTATGTCCATGGCATCTTCTCTGCACTCCAGCCCACCTGCTTCTCCTCAGGGCTCTCCACGCAAAG TTGGTAACATCCAAAGGTCGGATAACTGCAGTCAGATGAATCTCTCTGGCTCTTCCTCATCACTCGCCAGTGAAACCAGCAACAAGAACAGTGGACAACGCAGCTATGGAATAG GCTACGCCCTCATACCTTCCACTAAATCTGATAACTTCTCGGATTCCAGTCACAGTGAGATTTCATCCCGCTCCAGCATTGTGAGCAACTGCTCAGTGGACTCAATGTCAGCAGCGCTGCAGGACGAGAGGAGTTTGTCCCAGTCTCTTATTGTGGTGGATTCGGGGGGGGCAGAGAGAAAAGAGCATCCTCAGCCGATGGCTGATTATGGCCAGCCGTGCCCAGG CTGGTCAATCAGTAGGCCTGCTCTCATCAGAGGGATGGCTTTCACGTCCTCCATGAGCAGCGAGGAGATCTCCCATGAACATATCACGGTAGAGGCAGCAGATAGCGGCCGGGGAAGCTGGACGTCATGCTCAAGTAGTTCTCATGACAACTTCCAGAATATCCCAAACCAGAAGAGCTGGGATCTCCTCAATTCTTACCGTCACACCCAGCTGGACGGACCTATAGCTGAAGTCGATCCCACAAACTGTTACTCAGAGGAGGCTTATTTGTATTCTGAAGCCTTTTCCAAAACCAACAGGCAGTCGAAAGCCAGCGTGGAGCTCGATCAGTCTCGGCAGAGCTGGGCCTCCTCCAGCTCGCTGTCGGACACCTACGAAACAAACTATGGGACAATTAAGCGGAGGGGGCTGGAGAACTCTACAGCAGAGCAGGCGGAGGTTTTGGACTCTAAACCAGGCGCTGATACAACTTACAAAACTGTTACTTCGAGTACAGAAAAAGGCCTGATAG TGTACTGTGTCACCTCACCTAAGAAGGACGATAGGTATAGGGAGCCACCGCCCACCCCTCCGGGATATATGGGGATTTCTTTAGCGGACATAAAGGAAGGATCGCCCCACCACCCACACCTAAAACCTCCAGACTATAGTGTGGCAGTGCAGAGGTCAAAGATGCTGCACAGTGACCTCTCTAGACTTTCATCAGCTTCTCTCGGTAGTGAACCGGTGGCCTGTATTTCATCGAAGATGCCTCAGTGGCATAGTCGGCAGCCGTCCAACCCCAAACTAGCAGATATGACTGACGCAGATAGTGAAGAGGATG aAGATGAACAAGTATCAGCAGTCTAA